In Pleurocapsa sp. PCC 7319, the following are encoded in one genomic region:
- the aat gene encoding leucyl/phenylalanyl-tRNA--protein transferase, giving the protein MNIDIDSIIEGYSQGYFLMSDDDGQLDWYSSRQRTLIPLDDRFRYPKSLQRVLNQERFSVAINRDFKAVCEGCADRDTTWISDDLLRIYFALHQAGWAHSFETWQGDRLAGGILGIAIKGVFIGESMFYRITEGSKVAMVKLVEHLRRKEYVLFDAQLQNPHLERFGSYVINSGQYKRLLHQAMIRNCIFNNVDLDNYIFTYKRR; this is encoded by the coding sequence ATGAATATTGATATTGATTCAATCATTGAAGGATATAGCCAAGGTTACTTTTTGATGTCTGATGATGATGGACAACTAGATTGGTATTCTAGTCGTCAGCGTACCCTAATTCCTTTAGATGATCGTTTTCGTTATCCTAAATCTTTACAACGAGTACTAAATCAAGAACGGTTTTCAGTAGCAATTAATCGTGATTTTAAAGCAGTTTGTGAGGGATGCGCTGATCGCGATACTACCTGGATTTCTGATGATTTGCTACGGATCTATTTTGCTCTACATCAAGCGGGTTGGGCACACAGTTTTGAAACTTGGCAAGGAGATCGACTTGCAGGGGGCATATTAGGTATTGCTATTAAAGGAGTATTTATTGGCGAATCGATGTTCTATCGAATTACTGAAGGTTCTAAGGTGGCGATGGTGAAGCTTGTAGAACATTTACGTCGTAAAGAATATGTTTTATTTGATGCTCAATTGCAAAACCCTCACTTAGAACGTTTTGGCTCTTATGTGATTAACTCGGGACAGTACAAACGATTGTTACATCAGGCAATGATACGAAATTGTATTTTTAATAACGTGGATTTGGATAATTATATATTTACATATAAACGCAGATGA
- a CDS encoding glutathione S-transferase family protein codes for MIVYGVGTLRTLRVHWTLKELNLSYTTEAIQSRSRQTQTSNYTALHPGQKVPYLQDGNLGISESAAICIYLAERYGDGSLMPAVSKFEQRARVFQACFYAMTELDAHTLYIIAKHGGSLSSYYKQSKEAIEVAIAGFNKQICVADKLISNQNQYILDQEFTVADIILVTCLISAVRLARQFELVIPNKLIKYAKNIQKREAFKLAIVENNR; via the coding sequence ATGATTGTTTATGGTGTTGGTACATTAAGGACTTTAAGGGTGCATTGGACGCTTAAAGAATTAAATTTGTCTTATACAACTGAAGCAATACAATCGCGATCAAGACAAACTCAAACCTCAAATTATACGGCACTACATCCTGGACAAAAAGTACCGTATTTGCAAGATGGTAATCTAGGCATCTCCGAGAGTGCAGCAATTTGTATTTATTTGGCTGAACGTTATGGTGATGGATCGCTCATGCCTGCAGTTAGTAAATTTGAGCAGCGAGCTAGAGTGTTTCAAGCTTGTTTTTATGCCATGACTGAGCTTGATGCACATACACTCTATATAATTGCCAAGCATGGAGGAAGTTTGAGTTCTTACTATAAGCAATCAAAAGAAGCCATCGAAGTTGCCATTGCTGGATTTAACAAACAAATCTGTGTAGCTGATAAATTAATTAGCAATCAAAATCAATATATCTTAGATCAAGAATTTACCGTTGCTGACATTATTTTGGTTACTTGCTTAATTTCTGCGGTTAGATTAGCTCGGCAGTTCGAGCTTGTAATTCCCAACAAACTAATAAAATATGCTAAAAACATACAAAAGCGAGAAGCTTTTAAACTTGCTATTGTAGAAAATAATCGATGA
- a CDS encoding TIGR00297 family protein: MLDTFSWSNPWIIALTLNSILLIIAFISPKKLLTPIGNINGAILGILVWGTLGWRGYLVVIFYFVVGSGLTFVRMDQKEAEGIAEERSGMRGAGNVWSSALTATICAIATLFVTSPIKELFILGYVASFCTKLSDTTASEVGKAYGKRTFLITTLKPVPRGTEGAVSLEGTLAGAIASLVLAVIAWVIGMISWVGIIWCVIAAFIATTIESLIGATLESQFTWLTNDIVNFINTLIGAIAAISLAWLVQ; encoded by the coding sequence ATGCTTGACACTTTTAGCTGGTCTAATCCTTGGATTATTGCCTTAACTCTAAATTCTATATTATTGATAATTGCATTTATTAGTCCAAAAAAGCTTTTAACCCCTATTGGCAATATAAATGGCGCGATATTAGGGATATTAGTTTGGGGAACTTTGGGCTGGCGTGGCTATTTAGTAGTCATATTTTACTTTGTAGTGGGTTCGGGTCTAACTTTTGTAAGAATGGATCAGAAAGAAGCTGAAGGCATAGCCGAAGAACGTTCGGGAATGAGAGGGGCAGGTAATGTCTGGAGTTCGGCATTAACTGCGACAATCTGTGCGATCGCAACTTTGTTCGTGACATCTCCGATCAAAGAATTATTCATTCTGGGTTATGTCGCCAGCTTCTGTACCAAGCTTTCTGATACTACCGCTAGTGAAGTTGGCAAAGCTTACGGAAAAAGAACTTTTTTGATTACTACTCTTAAACCAGTACCTAGAGGAACAGAGGGAGCAGTCAGTTTAGAGGGGACATTGGCAGGAGCAATTGCTTCTCTAGTCTTAGCTGTAATTGCTTGGGTCATTGGCATGATTAGCTGGGTAGGAATTATTTGGTGTGTAATTGCTGCTTTTATTGCCACTACTATTGAGAGTCTAATTGGTGCAACGCTAGAATCTCAGTTTACTTGGTTAACTAACGATATCGTAAATTTTATTAATACTTTGATTGGGGCGATCGCTGCGATTTCATTAGCATGGCTTGTTCAATAG
- a CDS encoding type II toxin-antitoxin system VapB family antitoxin, which yields MAINIKNAEADKLARELSEITGETITEAVIKSLAERLEREKNKQTTSVPLQEELLSIAKRYQALPTLDNRTEEEILGYDDGY from the coding sequence ATGGCAATTAATATCAAAAACGCTGAGGCAGATAAACTGGCTAGAGAATTAAGCGAAATTACCGGAGAAACTATCACAGAAGCTGTCATCAAATCTTTAGCTGAAAGATTAGAGAGAGAAAAAAACAAACAAACTACTTCTGTACCCCTACAAGAAGAATTATTGAGTATTGCTAAACGATATCAAGCTTTACCGACTTTAGATAACCGAACTGAAGAGGAAATTTTGGGTTACGACGATGGTTATTGA
- a CDS encoding type II toxin-antitoxin system VapC family toxin, with product MVIDTSAIIAILNLEPEATVFTNAIASDSVRLMSMGTALEISIIIKARKEEAGIRELEFFLYKAAINLVNFDENQLKMARYAFEHYGKGRHPASLNFGDCFAYSLSKTSGQPLLFKGNDFTQTDVTAAVTIS from the coding sequence ATGGTTATTGATACTTCGGCAATTATAGCGATTCTCAATTTAGAGCCAGAAGCAACTGTCTTTACTAATGCGATAGCCTCTGATTCGGTTCGTCTCATGTCTATGGGAACTGCATTAGAAATATCAATTATAATCAAAGCAAGAAAAGAAGAAGCTGGAATCAGGGAATTAGAGTTCTTTTTATATAAGGCAGCGATTAATTTAGTCAATTTTGATGAAAATCAATTAAAAATGGCTCGTTATGCTTTTGAGCATTACGGCAAAGGCAGACATCCTGCCAGTTTAAATTTTGGCGATTGTTTTGCTTACTCTCTTAGTAAGACTTCTGGACAACCTTTATTGTTTAAGGGGAACGATTTTACCCAGACTGATGTTACAGCAGCAGTTACGATATCGTAA
- the priA gene encoding primosomal protein N', whose product MSIGTSKNLSQLSYDDLSLSESISQTNLIAAEPSGNYDVAIVPHQWVQVLVDCPKIQGLYTYSVPSELSVRAGDIVSIPFGMQVTRGIAIVLMTSPPDNLAPSRIRPVEDVITSGFFSDSYWQLLVKIAGYYCTDLISAIRVALPPGLLGRSQRRVRLNTEALPPGAEVFCSTVAVQILKLLQNQTDGNYSVNYLKKKIKGASRGIRELSKRGWIENYLEPPKRGKPKLKTAVTLALQNFDEDLTPRQAEVLQILKNHGGELWLQELIDQCRTTSTTIKKLETLGCVILSSREILRQEQGVYQEADRPKELNQAQAEALKVINAQQNYAQILLHGVTGSGKTEVYLQAIAPILEQRKSALVLVPEIGLTPQLTDRFRARFGKQVCVYHSQLSDGERYDTWRQTIQGEPQVVIGTRSAIFAPLPNLGLIILDEEHDSSFKQDRPMPTYHARKVAQWRAESENCPLVLGSATPSLESLIAVTTVEAVREQPIQELGQELTSTSTINHQPSTETNKSFYLSLPERIGSRPLPKVEIVDLRQELSRGNRSIFSLSLQTAIADMLEQGQQGILFIPRRGHSTFVSCRSCGYVMECPDCDVSLSYHYAHEGAAKLLRCHYCNHTRVQPDICPECSSPYLKFFGSGTQKVTQELAKLFPELKCIRFDSDTTRNKGAHRQLIDRFVNKEADILIGTQMLTKGLDIAGVTLVGIVAADGLLHRNDYRAAERAFQTLTQVAGRAGRGDLPGKVIVQTYSPEHPVIQAVKTHDYNNFSATELSHRAELNYPPYGKLILIKLSSIEPNEVQKAAETLADSLIDILGAEYEILGPAPASIMRVARRYRWQILIKFPQVAQVNLPDSNSLRSHLPKSVSMTIDVDPINMD is encoded by the coding sequence ATGTCAATAGGTACCTCAAAGAATCTATCTCAGCTTAGTTATGACGATTTATCTTTATCTGAATCTATTTCTCAGACTAATCTCATAGCAGCAGAGCCATCAGGTAATTACGATGTAGCTATAGTTCCTCACCAGTGGGTTCAGGTTTTGGTTGATTGCCCCAAAATACAGGGATTGTATACTTACAGCGTTCCCTCAGAACTATCGGTGCGAGCTGGTGACATTGTTAGCATACCTTTCGGAATGCAGGTAACTAGAGGTATTGCCATTGTCTTGATGACTTCACCACCAGATAATTTGGCTCCTAGTCGAATTCGTCCCGTTGAAGATGTCATCACTTCGGGCTTTTTTTCCGATAGTTACTGGCAATTGCTGGTCAAAATTGCCGGTTATTATTGTACTGATTTAATTAGTGCGATCCGGGTCGCCCTTCCTCCTGGATTACTGGGGCGATCGCAAAGAAGAGTTCGTTTAAATACGGAAGCGCTTCCCCCAGGGGCAGAGGTATTTTGTAGCACTGTTGCCGTCCAAATATTAAAACTGCTACAAAATCAAACAGATGGGAACTATAGTGTTAATTATTTAAAAAAGAAAATTAAGGGTGCTAGTCGAGGTATTCGTGAATTAAGCAAACGAGGCTGGATTGAAAATTATCTCGAACCACCTAAACGAGGAAAACCGAAATTAAAAACTGCTGTTACTTTAGCATTACAAAACTTTGACGAAGATCTGACCCCAAGACAGGCAGAAGTACTACAAATACTCAAAAATCATGGTGGAGAACTATGGCTTCAAGAGCTAATTGATCAATGTCGTACTACTTCGACTACGATAAAAAAACTAGAAACTTTAGGTTGTGTGATTCTTTCGTCAAGAGAAATTTTGCGTCAAGAGCAGGGAGTTTACCAAGAAGCAGATCGACCAAAGGAACTAAATCAGGCACAAGCCGAGGCTTTAAAGGTAATTAATGCTCAACAAAATTATGCTCAAATTCTCTTACATGGGGTGACAGGTTCGGGAAAAACTGAAGTATATCTCCAGGCGATCGCTCCAATTTTAGAGCAGAGAAAATCAGCTTTAGTTTTAGTTCCCGAAATTGGCTTAACTCCACAGTTAACAGACCGTTTTCGCGCTCGTTTTGGGAAGCAAGTATGTGTTTATCATAGTCAACTTTCAGATGGTGAACGCTATGATACCTGGCGACAAACTATTCAAGGAGAACCTCAAGTAGTTATTGGCACACGTTCGGCTATCTTTGCTCCCTTACCTAATTTAGGCTTAATTATCCTGGACGAAGAACATGACTCCAGTTTTAAACAAGATCGACCCATGCCTACTTATCACGCCCGAAAAGTCGCTCAATGGCGTGCCGAATCAGAAAATTGCCCTCTTGTTTTGGGGTCTGCCACACCATCTTTAGAAAGTTTGATTGCAGTTACGACAGTAGAGGCTGTTCGCGAACAGCCCATACAAGAGTTGGGACAAGAATTAACTTCCACATCAACCATCAACCATCAACCATCAACTGAGACTAATAAATCATTTTATTTATCCTTGCCAGAAAGAATTGGTTCTCGCCCACTACCTAAGGTGGAAATAGTCGATTTACGCCAGGAGTTAAGTCGGGGTAATCGCTCTATTTTTAGTCTATCTCTGCAAACGGCGATCGCTGATATGCTCGAACAAGGACAACAGGGTATCTTGTTTATTCCTCGACGGGGACACAGCACTTTTGTATCTTGCCGTAGTTGTGGTTATGTAATGGAATGCCCCGACTGTGATGTATCTCTTTCCTATCACTATGCCCATGAGGGTGCTGCTAAACTGTTACGCTGTCATTATTGTAACCATACCCGTGTGCAGCCAGATATCTGTCCTGAATGTAGTTCGCCCTATCTCAAATTTTTTGGCAGTGGTACACAGAAGGTAACTCAGGAATTAGCCAAATTATTTCCTGAACTCAAATGTATTCGGTTTGATAGTGATACTACTAGGAATAAAGGCGCACATCGACAGTTAATCGATCGCTTTGTCAATAAAGAAGCGGATATTTTAATTGGCACCCAAATGCTGACCAAAGGGTTGGATATTGCTGGAGTTACTTTAGTTGGGATTGTCGCTGCCGATGGATTATTACACCGTAATGATTATCGTGCTGCTGAAAGAGCTTTTCAAACCTTAACTCAGGTTGCCGGTAGAGCGGGAAGAGGTGATTTACCAGGAAAAGTCATTGTTCAAACTTATTCTCCAGAACATCCTGTAATTCAAGCTGTCAAAACTCACGATTATAATAATTTTAGTGCTACAGAACTATCTCACAGAGCAGAACTAAACTATCCTCCCTACGGCAAATTAATCTTAATTAAGCTTAGCAGTATTGAACCCAATGAAGTTCAAAAAGCTGCAGAAACTCTAGCCGATTCATTAATAGATATCTTAGGTGCAGAATACGAAATACTAGGTCCAGCCCCAGCGAGTATTATGCGGGTTGCTCGTCGATATCGTTGGCAAATTCTGATCAAGTTTCCCCAAGTAGCCCAAGTTAATTTACCTGATTCAAATAGCTTGCGATCGCATCTTCCTAAATCTGTCAGTATGACCATTGATGTTGACCCTATCAATATGGACTAA
- a CDS encoding RNA polymerase sigma factor, RpoD/SigA family, with translation MSTVNLTENINYSLDISLTEDSDKIDEDLKLVEAEFSEEDRNNPDAVSRRKIPLEDNIGAFFKEMARYPLLTAEEEITLANDVKLLLKVETTRKKLAEEQQQQPTKADLSAALGLESERQLELLLYRGKVAKRKMIRSNLRLVVSIAKRYLNRGVPFLDLIQEGAIGLNRATEKFDPNKGYKFSTYAYWWIRQAITRTIANDARTIRLPIHIVEKLNKLKKAQRNLKQKLQRNPSELELAKELKTSPTQLRQLLELRRQSLSLNHRVGKAEDTELVDLLEDSDLQLPEERMNETMMRQEITDVLDDVLTQREKDVICLRYGLSTSQPYTLEEVGGMFSLSRERVRQIQSKAMRKLRRPQVARRLKGWLN, from the coding sequence ATGAGTACAGTGAATTTGACCGAAAATATTAACTACAGCTTAGATATTTCCCTAACCGAAGATTCTGACAAGATAGACGAAGATTTAAAGCTTGTTGAAGCAGAATTCTCTGAGGAAGATCGAAATAATCCTGATGCTGTTAGTCGCCGTAAAATTCCATTAGAAGATAATATTGGCGCTTTTTTTAAAGAAATGGCTCGTTACCCTCTATTAACTGCGGAGGAAGAAATAACTTTGGCTAACGATGTCAAATTATTGCTTAAAGTTGAGACAACCCGAAAAAAACTAGCCGAGGAGCAGCAGCAGCAACCAACTAAGGCTGATTTGTCAGCAGCATTGGGTCTTGAGTCGGAACGGCAATTAGAATTATTGCTGTATCGAGGAAAAGTTGCTAAGCGCAAAATGATTCGTTCTAATCTGCGCTTAGTAGTATCTATTGCTAAACGCTATCTCAATCGTGGAGTTCCTTTCCTAGATTTGATTCAAGAGGGGGCGATTGGTTTAAATAGAGCTACAGAAAAATTCGACCCCAACAAAGGTTATAAGTTTTCTACTTACGCCTATTGGTGGATTCGCCAGGCAATTACGCGCACGATCGCCAATGATGCTCGCACTATTCGCTTACCAATTCATATCGTTGAGAAACTAAATAAGCTAAAAAAAGCCCAGCGCAATCTCAAGCAAAAGTTGCAACGTAATCCTAGCGAGCTGGAGTTGGCCAAAGAACTAAAAACATCTCCTACCCAGTTGCGCCAATTATTAGAGTTGCGTCGTCAATCTCTCTCCCTTAATCATCGTGTTGGTAAGGCAGAAGATACCGAATTAGTTGATTTACTAGAGGATAGCGATCTGCAACTTCCTGAAGAGCGTATGAATGAAACTATGATGCGTCAGGAAATTACCGATGTTCTAGACGATGTGCTAACACAGCGAGAAAAAGACGTAATTTGTCTACGCTACGGTTTATCTACTAGTCAACCCTATACTTTAGAAGAAGTGGGGGGAATGTTTAGTTTATCCCGTGAAAGAGTACGTCAGATTCAAAGTAAAGCCATGCGTAAGCTACGTCG